The Flavobacterium sp. 140616W15 sequence CCGCTTTAGGTTGTTCGATTGTATTATTAAATCATTATAATCTTGGCGAAAGCATTGATTATATTAGTCAATGGATTACTCAGCCTAAAATTTCATTTGTATTAAATGCAGATGGATTGGCTATTGCAATGTTATTATTAACAACTGCTTTAACACCAATAATCATACTCTCTTCTTTTGGTAATTCATATCCAAACGCAAAAGGATTCTATGCATTAATCTTATTCATGGCATTTGCAATGGTAGGTACTTTCCTTGCAGCAGATGGTTTGTTATATTATATCTTTTGGGAATTATCATTAATCCCTATTTACTTTATCGCTTTAATTTGGGGTAATGGTGACACCGAAGAACGCAGAAAAGCAGTAGTTAAATTCTTTATCTACACTCTTGCTGGTTCATTATTTATGCTTGTAGCATTTGTTTACTTATATACAAAAGCAGGTAGTTTCTTATTGACTGATTTATATGAACTTGATTTAACTGCAACTGAGCAACTTTGGATTTTCTTGGCTTTCTTCTTAGCATATGCTATTAAGATTCCTCTTATTCCATTTCATACTTGGCAAGCAAGTGTGTACCAAAAAGCACCTACTGCAGGAACCATGCTTTTATCAGGTATTATGCTTAAAATGGGACTATACAGCATCATTCGTTGGCAATTGCCAATTGCTCCACTTCCTGCAAAAGAATACATGTCTATATTCATCGGATTAGGTATTGCTGGAGTAATTTATGGATCGATTGTAGCTTTAAGACAAAAAGATCTAAAAAAATTACTAGCTTACTCTTCATTAGCACACGTTGGATTAATTGCAGCAGGTACTTATACATTAACTGCAGACGGTTTAAGCGGATCTGTTTTACAAATGATTGCTCACGGTTTTGTAGTAGTTGGTTTATTCTTAGCTGCCGAAATCATTTTTAGAAGATACGAAACTAGAGTTATTTCTGAAATGGGTGGAATTCGTTACCAATCGCCTAAGTTCACTTCGATGTTCTTAATTTTGGTATTGGCATCGGTAGCACTACCATCTACATTTAACTTCGTTGGAGAATTCACAGTATTATATAGCCTTTCTCAAATTAATATTTGGTTTGCCGTTTTAGGTGGAACAACAATTATATTAGGAGCTTACTATATGCTTAAAATGTTCCAACATGCAATGTTAGGCGAAACAAATACGAAACCTTTTGCTGATGTATCTGTCTCTGAAGGAATTTCACTTGTAGCAATTATAGCTGTATTATTCTTTTTTGGATTATATCCAAAACCAATTACAGATTTGATTACTCCAAGTTTAGATATAATTTTAAAAGTTATACATAGAAATTAAGTTTTTAGAATAAAGTGTAATTATTTTTGATTTCAGTTTATCTGATTCTTAAAAACTTACACTGCTAAAGAATAAATAACATATTTTTAAATAAATAAATTAGGGCATCATTAGTTTTAGATTTCCTATATCAAAAAAACAAAAATGAATACATTAATAGCTATCATAGGATTGGGTGTTTTTTGCCTACTGTTTGAAATTCTTAATTTAAGAAAAGCCATTATACCAGTAACTATAATTGGTTTATTAGGCGTTTTGGCAATAAACTATTCAGAATTTGGTTTAACTGAAAGTTACTACAATAACATGATTTCGGTGAGTAAATACTCTACGTCGTTTTCATCTTTGTTTATTGTTTTAACGATTTTCTTAGTGGCTTTAAGTCATAACTTCTACGAAGATCACCAAACGAAGATATCTGATTTTGTATCTATCAAAATATTCTTATTGGCAGGAGCTGTAGCAATGGTTTCTTTTGGAAACTTAGCTATGTTCTTTTTAGGAATCGAAGTATTATCTATTGCACTATACGTTTTAGCAGCAAGTGACAGAATGAAAATAAAAAGTAATGAAGCTGGAATGAAATATTTCTTAATGGGTTCATTTGCATCTGGAATTATCTTATTCGGAATCTGTTTGATTTACGGAGCTATGGGAAGTTTTGATGTAATTGAAATTAGTGAATTATCTCAATCTGCTGAATTGCCTATTTGGTTTCCAATTGGTATTGTTTTACTAACTGTTGGTATGTTGTTTAAAGTTGCTGCTGTTCCATTTCACTTTTGGGCTCCAGACGTTTACGAAGGTTCTCCTGCATTAACAACTGCTTTAATGAGTACTTTGGCTAAAGTTGTTGCTATTGCTACTTTATACAAATTATTAACGATATTAAATGCTGAGCTTTCTGAAAGCTATGTAATCGTAATCGTGATTGTTTCTATGTTATCTATGACTGTTGGTAATATCATGGCATTACGTCAAGTAAACGTAAAACGTATGCTTGCCTATTCAGGTATTTCGCATGCAGGTTTCATGTTGATGACTTTATTAACTTTAGCAACTTCCGCAGGAACTCTTTTATATTATACTACTGCTTATGCATTAGCTGGTATTGCAGCGTTTAGCGTTATATTATATGTTTGCAAAAACAGAGACAACGAAGACATTACTAATTTTCATGGTTTAGGAAAAACAAATCCATTATTAGCAGCTATTCTTACCGCCTCACTTTTATCTATGGCTGGTATTCCAATTTTTGCAGGATTCTTTGCTAAGTTATTCTTATTCAATCAAGTATTACAAGCTGGATACCTAGCATTAGTAATTGTTGCAGTAATTAACTCTATCATAAGTGTTGGTTATTATTTTAAACTGATATTAGCAATGTACACTAAAGAGCCTAACGAAACTCGTACAGGAAGACCTTTCCTTATTTATGCTGTTGCAGTAGTTTCTATACTATTAAACATCGTGATCGGTTTATTCCCTTCTTTAGTTTTAGATCTTTTGAACTAAATATAACTACATAAAAACACAAGCCATCAAGTTCTAAACTTGGTGGCTTTTTTGTTTAAACTATATAAGTCATTTAAGAGAATATGAGTTTTTACTACTTTTCTTAAATGAACTTAAATGATTTCATATTTTATAGTCAACTTTAATAGCATAGTTTTTTTTAAGACTATACAGAATGAATTGCCTCCTGCTTTAGCTGGAGGTTAAATGAATTGATAATAAATCTGGCTTTAGCCAAAAGAATACTGAGATTTGGCTAAAGCCAATACTAGACTTACCTAATATTCCTCCAGCTAAAGCTGGAGGCAACACATAAATAAAATGTATTCAGTAAATTTTCTCGCAAAGAGGCCAAGGCGCAAAGTTTATATCTAAATTGCTTAGTGGCTTTGTTACTTGGCGTGACAAACATTCAGTATAGTATTAAAGGGGGCTTTCCTAACTTAACAACATTTTGATTTGATTGAAATCAATTGAAAATTAAAACCTTCCATTTTGAAATATTAATAATCTTCCAAACTATTATGCCTTGCAACTTTATAAAACTACATTTTATTTAAAACCCTCAACCATTTCAGAAGCCTCTTGGTATAAAAGCGGGATAATTCAATTGTTAAAATATATATAGGGATTGGAGCAATTATGAAAATATGCGTTATATTTGGTACGTTTTAAAATTTAAATCTATTATGGCTTTCAACTCAAACAATCCGTTTTTAAGTAATAAACGTTTTTCTCCAACTTCGGTTGCAGCAAAAAGTGAGAATCCTCATCAGGCAACAATTATCGATTATGGTAATGAGATGACACTATCTGGTACTATCAATAAAACTCTTATTTTATTTTTATTGCTTACAGCTACTGCAATGATAACTTGGTGGATGTCTTTTAACGGAATCAACCCTATGCTTCCTACAATTGGTGGAGCAATCATTGGATTAATTTTAGTTGTTGTTGCTGCATTCAAACCGCAACTTTCTCCTTACTTAGCTCCAGGCTATGCTTTGTTTGAAGGT is a genomic window containing:
- a CDS encoding NADH-quinone oxidoreductase subunit N, whose protein sequence is MNTLIAIIGLGVFCLLFEILNLRKAIIPVTIIGLLGVLAINYSEFGLTESYYNNMISVSKYSTSFSSLFIVLTIFLVALSHNFYEDHQTKISDFVSIKIFLLAGAVAMVSFGNLAMFFLGIEVLSIALYVLAASDRMKIKSNEAGMKYFLMGSFASGIILFGICLIYGAMGSFDVIEISELSQSAELPIWFPIGIVLLTVGMLFKVAAVPFHFWAPDVYEGSPALTTALMSTLAKVVAIATLYKLLTILNAELSESYVIVIVIVSMLSMTVGNIMALRQVNVKRMLAYSGISHAGFMLMTLLTLATSAGTLLYYTTAYALAGIAAFSVILYVCKNRDNEDITNFHGLGKTNPLLAAILTASLLSMAGIPIFAGFFAKLFLFNQVLQAGYLALVIVAVINSIISVGYYFKLILAMYTKEPNETRTGRPFLIYAVAVVSILLNIVIGLFPSLVLDLLN
- a CDS encoding NuoM family protein: MNVSLILIILLIGAFVTYFVGDKLASKVALFFSLAALGCSIVLLNHYNLGESIDYISQWITQPKISFVLNADGLAIAMLLLTTALTPIIILSSFGNSYPNAKGFYALILFMAFAMVGTFLAADGLLYYIFWELSLIPIYFIALIWGNGDTEERRKAVVKFFIYTLAGSLFMLVAFVYLYTKAGSFLLTDLYELDLTATEQLWIFLAFFLAYAIKIPLIPFHTWQASVYQKAPTAGTMLLSGIMLKMGLYSIIRWQLPIAPLPAKEYMSIFIGLGIAGVIYGSIVALRQKDLKKLLAYSSLAHVGLIAAGTYTLTADGLSGSVLQMIAHGFVVVGLFLAAEIIFRRYETRVISEMGGIRYQSPKFTSMFLILVLASVALPSTFNFVGEFTVLYSLSQINIWFAVLGGTTIILGAYYMLKMFQHAMLGETNTKPFADVSVSEGISLVAIIAVLFFFGLYPKPITDLITPSLDIILKVIHRN